ATTTCCTGTTTGGGAGAAATTCTTACTAgttagtattataattatgtacacacaggAAATCCATTGAAAAGCTAATTTAcgcgtacatgcatgttgctCCTTAAGTACCCAAAACACATACCCTCCAACCCCCAAAGACTCAGTATACACATCCCTATAAAGTATTATAGATACCCCaaaacacacccctcacccccAAGTGCATGGGcccaaccacacacactctttaccttgaactgtacatgtacatcccaAACCACACTCACTCAGTTTGGTTCGCTCTTTCTCCCTCTTCAGTTTAAACTCCTGCAGCACCTGCTCCTGTTCCTCGGACTCAGTCTTCAGCCGCAGGTTTGTACGAATGTGTACGGCTTCGTCATGGGTAGCCTGAAGGGATCGAGATGCCTCGTAACCACGAAACACCACCTTGGTGATGTTGTAGCCAATACGCTGGGCTCGGGAATTGAGTTGCGAGTAGCTGTCCATACTGTTGAGGTCGTGGGTCTGTTGAATAAACTCCTCATAgctgcatgtggtgtgtgtgtggggggaggtggtgtgtgtgcatgtggggagggggtggtgtgtgtgtgtggggagggggtggtgcgtgtgtgtgggggtaagGGGTTAAGTGTGTGGAAAAGTAGTTTAAAACATGCAAGTCAACTAAAAGTTATATAAGAGAATACCTTTCAAACATAAGTCATTTAGCTAGTAATTAAATGTACAACCATCCCAGGCCATTGCCATGTATAGTAACATGCACAGTTCCATGGCCTTTCTTCAGAAGTGGTCTTAGGAGcagctagtgtgtgtacagtaattacaGACATACCTCCTCTTAGAAGCGAATGAGATGATGTCAGATTGCACGGCATTTATTAAGTCAGCAATGGGGTCGTGAGTGAAGTTCAACTAATGAGGGGAAGAGGAAATATGATATCAACACACACGTCATGGAAGCCAATAAAGACATAATTAGTGCAGCTCATGAAattcatttagtctagagaatAGAATACCACACATTTGTGAGCTATAGTAGTTGCATGTACTTAAATGTGAAGATTGGCTAAATTATACCATTGTTTCGACATCGACCATCTCGTAGAAAAGCATGAGTTTGACAGTGAGCAACGTGTCGTTGTTTGTTCTCACGTCTCGTACATTGCAGTAGAACTGCGTGGGAATGTGACACAGCTGAGTGAACTGACTCTTCCCGGGAATGAAGCGACCAGGGTGACTACAATCCTCTCCGTGCCACTTGAACTCGTGGAGCCTGGGGAAGATTTATTAATTAATAACATGTGACATATCTCTAGCAGCTGCAATAGGAACGGATTATATGATAAAAAGTGTATGTTCCATTACATGCGTAGCTGATACACAATTAATACTTCCATCTGTATGTATAATGGCTATGTACCTTCCTCTATTGACTTTATACAAGGTTCAAATTTTTGGTTTTTGAATAATACGCAAAATCCTTTACATACatgatatgtacatgcatgtacttacaacAAAAGCTTTATACAACGCTGTGtataacctataattattaagataaataattacacacacatgcacgcacacatgcagtacttACCACTCGTGAGCATTGGGTACAAAGATGGTGGGACCCTGAATTATCCTTCTTTCGATCTTTCCTTCCTCTTGCTTGTAGACAACAATCATGTGATTAGCGTCCAGTTTTACAGAGTTTTTGACATCGACGAAATCCACTTCCAATCGATTCACAAATATCTCTGcaggtctgtgtgtgtgtgtgtggggtggggggggggggtcgaaTAATTATCTGCATGAGTATAAGCAACTTTAGAATGGTATCCCCTGACCCTACCCTTGGATGAAAGTGTGAACACACTGTACACCTAAGTTCCACCCAGGTTACCCTTGAATACATGTGCGAACACATTGTacccccaccctccacccagggCTTACCCTTGGATACTCTCCTTCCGACCGTCCCTGTGCTTGACCACCAGGTACTGGTCCTGACTGGCCACACGACGAGGAAGGTACTCTATCTCCTCATTAAACAACAGCCACAcctacaaaataataattataaggtctCCTATAAAATGTAAATACAGTaaagcaggtaattttcgttggtgcaaattttcgtatgaactccCCAATTAAACATTTCGTATTCTAAATATTCATACagttgcggtagaataattatttcgtatgatgctctacaatacaaaaaacacaaaaatttccaccatacgaaaataatatTTCGTTTTTTCGTTGATTacgcatgtaccgcgaacatttatactctAGAATtcaatatcgcatgcatgcatgctgcagatcgaaaggctgctattcccgaaaattaaatctgcgaaaacctttctaacggtcattccgtGAAAGTGAAATACACCAgccctgctatacggtactacacACTATTGAATACAGTCATCATAGCATTAGGTAGCAATACATAAATCAGTGTAGATACAGACGATGAGACTAAATAATCAGTGCTCATGTGTACTATACATGAGCACTGGGCttcataataataaaaaaCAAGCTATACTGTTAATACACTGGCTGCATGCTGTTCAGAAAGTTATTCAGCATGATAAGCTACAATAATGTTTACCCTTCTAGGACCCTCCACGACCCTGGATCGACCGCGATCATTGAGAATGAGGGCCTTGTCTCCTTCTTTGATACGATGGATGTCCATAGCTTATCTCCTTGCTTGCTATTGAATTCTTAATGAGATGAGCAAGTGTGCATGTACCGtgaatttaatatcacattatgcctcggtgcgcatgcgcagcaagCGTGTgcgtagctagctatagctcaagggtcaatgaagtgcaagtaagagtttctataggcttctaaaAGTCatattttcttggattttaatttgtagatttgcttcgttctcgagttatgcctagttttttgcttacttggaatgccattgcagccttttcagaagagtgcatgactctagaacgctagctattggtagctgcaagagtgagaagagagctgcaaggctctgctgacgtACAATTCATGTATGCAGCCATATTACTTGAACtgttggcatcgatcgtttttaacaacaatcatggtcgatcattacccactatttgagtttccctggatTCTGCAGAAAAATGCATCATgatatataatgtgtgtataaaagctatattagtagctttatgttatgtagtttggcacctccaccgaggcatcagtaccTACGGCACTTTACATTTTGGTATACCCATATTTTTCGTGTCAGGTTTATTTTTCTCGTCAAGTCTCCTGCCGTTATCCCAGCATTAGACATTTTATATACTACTGCATGCGTATTATTCTAAAAGCTGTTGCACGtactatattataattatgttcattaAAAACAACATGATATCAAACAAGCCATATACAGTATCATTTATTGTAAAAATAATTTTTGTTCTGAAGTGATAATTATCTAGAACTAAATAAGTGTATAAAAATCATTATCAGTTTACAGAATGATTGTTCAGGCACTACTATTAAGCAGCTAGCTTCCTATTAATTCACTGTGACCTCTCTGGCAGCTGGTCCCACGATGATCTCCTTCTCTGGCACAAACTCTGGTTGCAAGGCCACCAGGTACTTGGTCATATCCACCCCCAGGTCCCTCAGCTCAGCTAAGAACTTCGCATTTTGCTCGTTTTCAGCTTTCTCCACGTCAACACGGACCTCAACCTGGGGGAGTGGTTATAATGATACACTCACTTCAGGTGCAAGTGCCATGGTAATTCAGGGAAGAAGGAACATAGAATATGGTGGTATAAATgggaggggagggaggggaggggaggggagtgATACTTTAGTTGCAAATAATGTACTATACAAGGGACAAGGTAAGGTATAATGGCCTGCCAACTTAACTGAAGCTAAGCTGGTAAAAGTCATCAGTAAATTACAGCAATAAGAATCTTATTCATACTTTCATTATTACAAGATCCCAAACATAATTGCATGAATGCCACTGAGTATGTTCCACTTACCTCCTTCATTTCTTTCTTGAGTCTTGCATCGTGCTGTAGCCTCTGTTGACCGAGGGTGGAGTCTTGTTGCATCCTTTCAATCTCCTGCAGGTGGTCCTGGTTCTTGCTGTCCATCTCatgctctgtggggggggggggggggtatcacTTCCGTTTGGGAGAAATTCTAACaatagttattataattatgtacacacaggAAATTGTTGTATCTCCTTACCCCCCAAATTTATATCCCCAACCaaccacacgcacacgcacactcactgAGTTTGGTTCGCTCTTTCTCCCTCTTCAGTTTAAACTCCTGCAGCACCTGCTCCTGTTCCTCAGACTCAGTCTTCAGTCGCAGATTCGTACGGATGTGTACGGCTTCGTCGTGGGTGGCCTGAAGGGATCGAGACGCCTCGTAACCACGGTACACCACCTTGGTGATGTTGTAGCCAATACGCTTGGCTCGGGAATTGAGTTGCGAGTAGCTGTCCATACTGTTGAGGTCGTGGGTCTGTTGAATGAACTCCTCATAgctgcgtgggtgtgtgtgtgtgtggggaggtggtgtgtgtgtgtggggagggggtggtgtgtgtgtgtgtggggggggtaatTTATCGAAATAATAACAGTCAACTTAGCAAAAAGCTATAAATTTAAACATCCTGCATCACGTAAATTAAAAAGTCAGTTAATTAAGACCCTCCAATATTCAGAACATTAATCATGCCAAGCCATTGCCATGTGGatgtacggtacatgtacatgtgtaacaTAGCTGCATGGGTCTTCTTTAGGGATGGCCGTTATGAGGATCGagtgtgtacagtaattacaGAACGTACCTCCTCTTAGAAGCGAATGAGATAATGTCAGATTGCACAGCGTTGATAAAGTCAGCAATGGGGTCGTGAGTGTAGTTCAACTAATGAGGGGGAAGAGAGGATATGATATcaacacactgcatgtatatagtttaaCCAACAAGGGCCAGGTCAGACTGCTATAATAGTTCTTTTCTGAGAGCATATATAGAGGGCATGGATGGTTGAATAGCCATTATTATGTTCTGACAGATTTATTTTCAGGTCCTgtttttacctaaaaaaaaaaGGTAATGGAAGTGGGATAAATTGCCAAATTTAGATCTAAATTAGTGAGATAGAACCTCTTTCTAAAGCAATTTCTCAATTAAAGTTATGGTAGCTGAAAGATCAGTATGAAAATCCTTAATTATGTTTACATATAACAGACtgcatgctgcatgtgtgtaccaTTGTTTCGACATCGACCATCTCGTAGAAGAGCATGAGTTTGACGGTGATCAACGTGTCGTCGTTTGTTCTCACGTCTCGTACGTTGCAATAGAACTGCGAGGGAACGTGACACAGTTGAGTGAACTGACTCTTCCCGGGAATGAAGCGACCGGGGTGACTACGATCCTCTCCATGCCACTTGAACTCGTGGAGCCTGAGGGGGATTGATTATTATCATAGATTAAAATAACGTGAGACAGATCTCTAGCGACGGATTACATATGCTTAAGTTACACGCGTAGTTGatacataaattatgataCTTTCCATAATTAAGTATGGCTATGTAACAATTGTTCCAATTAAGAGAGGCAAACATTTCTGAGCTCACATACTTAGCAAGAGATAGCAGCCACCTTTCTCGGCTGTGCATGAACTCTAGACCTCACATATTATTTTTACACCTTGATGTGATTTGTATACGCAAAATTCTttacacatgtacttacaaCAAAAGCTTTGAATACAACAATGTGTGTAACCTGTAACAATATAAACatcgcacacacgcacacacgcacgcacacacgcacgcacacacacacgcacacacacacgcacacacgcacacacacacacacacacacacacacacacacacacacacacgcacacacgcacgcacacacgcacgcacacacgcacacacacacgcacacacacacacacacacacacacacatcacagaaGTTTTTAACAGAGGATTTGATTCCAGACAAGGAAGAAGCTGCAcacaaccacacccacacacaacacttaCCACTCGTGAGCATTGGGTACAAAGATGGTGGGGCCCTGGACTATCCTCCTCTCGATCTTTCCTTCCTCCTGCTTGTAGACAACGACCATGTGATTAGCGTCCAGTTTAACAGAGTCCTTGACATCGATGAAATCCACTTCCAATCGATTCACAAACATCTCTGCAGggctgcgtgtgtgtaggga
This is a stretch of genomic DNA from Halichondria panicea chromosome 1, odHalPani1.1, whole genome shotgun sequence. It encodes these proteins:
- the LOC135342856 gene encoding uncharacterized protein LOC135342856; the encoded protein is MDIHRIKEGDKALILNDRGRSRVVEGPRRVWLLFNEEIEYLPRRVASQDQYLVVKHRDGRKESIQGPAEIFVNRLEVDFVDVKNSVKLDANHMIVVYKQEEGKIERRIIQGPTIFVPNAHEWLHEFKWHGEDCSHPGRFIPGKSQFTQLCHIPTQFYCNVRDVRTNNDTLLTVKLMLFYEMVDVETMLNFTHDPIADLINAVQSDIISFASKRSYEEFIQQTHDLNSMDSYSQLNSRAQRIGYNITKVVFRGYEASRSLQATHDEAVHIRTNLRLKTESEEQEQVLQEFKLKREKERTKLKHEMDSKNQDHLQEMERMQQDSTLGQQRLQHNARLKKEMKEVEVRVDVEKAENEQNAKFLAELRDLGVDMTKYLVALQPEFVPEKEIIVGPAAREVTVN
- the LOC135342867 gene encoding uncharacterized protein LOC135342867, whose translation is MGFHRIKEGDKALVLNESGRARLVEGPRRVWLSLDEEIEYLPRRVASQDQYLVVKHRDGRKESIQGPAEMFVNRLEVDFIDVKDSVKLDANHMVVVYKQEEGKIERRIVQGPTIFVPNAHEWLHEFKWHGEDRSHPGRFIPGKSQFTQLCHVPSQFYCNVRDVRTNDDTLITVKLMLFYEMVDVETMLNYTHDPIADFINAVQSDIISFASKRSYEEFIQQTHDLNSMDSYSQLNSRAKRIGYNITKVVYRGYEASRSLQATHDEAVHIRTNLRLKTESEEQEQVLQEFKLKREKERTKLKHEMDSKNQDHLQEIERMQQDSTLGQQRLQHDARLKKEMKEVEVRVDVEKAENEQNAKFLAELRDLGVDMTKYLVALQPEFVPEKEIIVGPAAREVTVN